The genomic DNA ACTGAGAGGAGCTAAAGTCcgtcatggttgatcatcacataatattgctattaacatgtacaatgttctcctgtttctgctcacttcattccaCATCATTTTATACAAGTCTAAgaagtcatttctctctctctctctctctctctctctctctctctctctctctctctctctttaaggttttttgcaaggtaaacggggttaagtggcttgcccaaggccacacagctaggtaattattaagtgtctgaggctggatttgaacccaggtactcctgagtccagggctggtgctttatccactatgccacctagctgccccaggaagtcatttttcaaggaaacatttttatttcatttttgagcagtctctgaaaaacatttttttttttaaactgagctTTAGATAGAATACTGTGGGCAGGGAAATTTAAGGGTTGAAAATGTCAAGTGACATTGTTCATTGAATCACTTAATAGAATGTTAgcatatttacattttctttctgagTATTTCTGGAGCCTCTACTGACAATCTATTGTTTACTTTAGAACAGAATTTTAGCCATGTTGGACAATAATGCTCCTATTCTTCTCCATCATCCCTGTATTCTAGAAGATGAGGTTATGGAAACCTGTTCTTTTTCATAATAAAATGTAGTTATTCAGGAATGATGACGGTACCATCATATCAGGTAACAATGAATTAATCCATCTCTAATTTATTGAGATTAGGATcattatgtgtatgtgtttgtttatAGTGATAGTAATTTTTAGTCCCTTTAATTCATTAATTGCCTCCACATTGGTTTctgaatttataatttctttttacattaaaataaaattagttcaTCAAGGAACATTTATAAGTAAATATTCTAGATTTTTCAGTATATTAGGAGATAACTTAGAGGTCTTGATTACTAAGGtataggaaaaaagaattttttaggaGGCTCCTTTTCTATACAAGGTTAATTTCTAAGAGtgtacttattctttttttaaccatttaaaatttttttttaattttaattatgtttatttttgtacaaatgattttttatatattactaaaatattcttgtttaagagtaaatgtaataccccatcccccccaaaatttAGCCCCTCATGagcaagaaagaggaaaaaattaaaattaaaaaataataatactaataataggggcggccaggtgatacagtggacagagcaccggccccagagtcaggagcacccgggtccaaatccggcctcagacacccaacagtcacccagctgtgcagccctgggcaagccacccaaccccatctgccccACAACCccctctaataataataatgaatgtgcttcagtctgtgtcctAACACtgccagctctgtcatgggtgggtcacattctttaggataagtccatcatagaagcttctttcatatttttccactattgccattgctgatcacagctccctccattcatactaccccactaccatgcactatatattttctctctcctttcactctgtcccacttcttaaatgtactgtagggtagctgaatggcgcagcagactgatcactgaccctggggccaagaggccctgagcccacataccacctctaaggcccagcaaccacctggcccagTGGTCCCGGActggccatctaatcccagccccttgcaagaagtaaaaaagaaaatgtgtcatatctgaccactctcccccatggtccaccctctcccccatcactcacatctcccccttcccccatccccttctctccttcttattctagatgccTGTacccccattgagtatatatgctgtttcctccctGAACCacatctgatgagagcaaaggttccctcattccccctcgccttccccccttccaatagctcattgtaataaaaaacccatcttatatgaaatatcttagcctattccacctctcctttctcttattcccagtacatttccctttaagccattgactccatttttgcactatattatattttcaaattcagttctctcctgtacttcatctataaaagctccttctacctgctctattaaatgagaagtttcttatgagtattattagtatcatttttctatgtaggaatacatgcagttcatcatcattaagtccctcatattttccccttctcctccactctctatgcttcgcctgagtcctgtatttgaagatcaaactttctgttcagctctggtctttttaacaggaacatttgaaattcccttggttcattgaaagtccatctttttccctggaagaggaccttcagttttgctgggtagttgattctcggttgcattctaagcccTACGAGCCTTTAATGCAGTTGCTGTAGTTGctcctaagtcctgtgtgatcctgactgcagctccacaatatttgaattgtgtccttctggctgcttgtaatattttctctttgacttgggagttctggaacttggctgtaatattcctgggggttttctttggatctttttttgggggaaattggtggattctctcactttctgttttgccttctgcttctagggttatctggacaattttcctgtaggaattctttaaaaatgatgtccttttcctgatcatgactttcaggtatcccaataatttttaaattatttttcctgaaaaaaattatctttcctgaatcggTTTTCCAGATCAGTCGTTTTTtgttcaatgagatgtttcacattttcttctaatttttcattcttttggttttgaagtattgtgtcctgacttctcgtaaagtcagaagcttccttcagctccattctagagctgaaggattttttttttcttcagagagctttcttatctctttttccatctggccagttcttctttttaaagcatttttctcaataactttttttttttaggtttttgcaaggtaaatggggttaagcagcttgcccaaggccacacaactaggtaattattaagtgtctgagaccggatttgaacccaggtacttctgactacagggctggtgctttatccactgtgccacctagagccgcccctcctcaataactttttgagctgttttatccatttgacctaagctggtttttaacatgttattttcttcagcattttttttggggggggatctccttgactaagctgctgactcctttttcatggttttcctgcatctctcatttcttttcccaatttttcttctatctccctcacttgatttttttttttttagattttttcaaggcaatggggttaagtggcttgcctaaggccacacggctaggtaattattaagtgtctgaggtgggatttgaacccaggtattcctgactccaaggctggtgctctatccactatgccacctagccgccccctcacttgattttcaaaatcttttttgagttctgtcatagcctgagcccaatttccatttttttggcaGTCTTTGGAAGCAGgaacttggactttctcatcttcagactgaatattttgatccttcttgggatcataggcaatgtatttctcaatggtgttcctcttttttctctgtttactcatttccccatcctgtgcctggtcttggggtgcttcctgagcttttgagtattattgggaccccccccccccaagggtcTCATTgtatgaagctctgtcttccctcctggtttgtgaatgaccacaaggaGATccttctgccacggggctgaggtggggggggctgcttttctatggggggcctagactgtgatcaggatctgaatgtggttagaaccccagagtcctgttccaggtacagaggatccaggtacagaggacagaccttggaagtctctttccacttccctacctaggctgagtactcaaggctccattgcctgggggttcctgcttactggctccacctgctacTGACTGTGGCCTGCTccttcctggatctgggctgcctggGCCTTGCTGCTAGCTGAGTGCCCTGGGGCCGGCTTTAagggcttgctctggcagaggtcccgcccccccccccccccagatattccaagttgtgcttggtgctccccggggtgtaggtcaggaaactgtcccggctgctgtgagccaaggctccaagtgccctggggctgctcctgggaggctgaagttccttcatgcTGGCTGGTGGCCCCTCCAGCCTGTGGAGGTgagcctttctgctgttttccaggttaccttggtctggagaattgcctcactgcatccctctgtgggttctgtctcttgaaaatttagagtcattattttatgagttttgtgagagaggttcttctcctgtcgccatctttgGCTCTGCCCTGAGTGTATTTATTCTCGAAAAATGCTATTAAATCTTATATTGTCAAAAGTGGAGAGAGAGTACTTTTTGTATTAAATATAACAAGTGTGAAAAATTTAACTCATCAGTTAAAAGGGACTTATGAATAACACATCAGTACATTCTTACATCTAAGGCAAGagtaatttttcagttatatggTAGAGGAATGgtctgtttttagtttttttaatcacttCTAATGACTTCTGGATCTTTCAATCCATAAAGgtagctttttttcatttttagaaagcCTAAATTGTTGGTCAGTTAAGTGGAAATTTGTTTCCCCTCTAACTTTTATCCTTGGTACTAGCTGAGCCCTCAGGTAAACAAGATACTGAGATTTTTATCTTTCCATAATTCCCtgatttctcatttcttcaaACTCCTTAAGCTGCAAGACCCActgcttttttctcttattacttgGCCTCAGCCACATATATAGGAATGGACACACACACTAGCTCTCAACATCACCCACAAGCACACCACTTCCCTGAAGTAGAAACTGATATTCTCTTACATAAGTGACCACAAACTCTTCTTACTCTGCTTCTCTATACACCTCACCTTTTCCTTACTGATTTCGTTCCTCATGAAGACCTCTAATTTTCTACCCTTTTCTCAGGCtagtctcctttttttctcccattctccaTGTCAAGGGCAAACCCTCTAGATGTGCCTTTGATtctactcctgacttcaggaggGCTATATCCTCTGTCATTCTCCCTCTTTCAAATCTCCAATCTCTTCCTATGAACTGATTCCTTCCTTATGCCTTGAAACATGCCCAAGTCTACCCCATCCTTAAAAAACtgaccaaaccaaaaaaacccactcCACCATCCCTCTCTATCATTCTATATCTTCTCCTTCTCAACCAAGTTTCTTGAAAAATTTGTCCACTTTACTGTCTGTACTTGTTCTCTTCTGATTCCTCATGTCTCTGCAATCTGGTTATCCATGAAATCACTCAGCTGGAAACTGCTCTATCCAAACTTAACAGTGATATTTTAATTGCTGGATCTGATAATCATTCCACAGCCCTAATCTTTCTCAACCTTTCTGCTGCATTTGCCATATTAACCTCCCTCTCCTCTTTAGTGAGGAAGTccaatctcctttttcttttttgagttttcctGAAACTGTTCTCCAGTTTCACCTTTTACCTCTCTGACTGtcccttctctgtttcttttgctGATTTATTTTCCATATCATATTTCTTAACTGTCTCCCAAGATTTTGACTTgggtcttcttctcttctctcttggaacctcatcagtctttttttttttaaatagaaaaatgatttattttggcttttttcaCACATCTTATTGTTTGTTTAGGGAACACAGTCTCACATAAAAATCACAGAAAGTCACTCATTTAAAAAACTTCACTTAAAATAATGAAGGGTCAAGGCAAAGCTGATTCCCTGGATAAAATTATCAGCCTGGAGGCTCCAGCTCCCTGAAGTGACTTGTGCACATCATCAGAGGTGTCCTTTCCTGAAAAGGTGGAATTTACAAGTGGGCTTGTAGgacataatgaaatattttatttggtattttcattatacagaaaaaaaacttctctctaaaatagggagaaaaaaacagAGGGGAAGATATGATTACTCGACATAAGTCAGTATAGAAAAACAGTGGTGTcaattactataattattataattatttcaacaGTGAGAACCAAGAGTTTTTTTTAGGGACTAAACCTTTTGCATTTTTACACCAGaccttccctttttgtcattctgagtcacagacaaTCCATGTTCCAAGTCTTGTCCTGGAGCAGATTGGCCTTTGAAAAGTCATTAAAAGGAACAAATCCAATTATTGTTACGTCTTCACGAAAAGCCTGGCAACTTCATTCTCATGAGCACTGGTGCCATGAAGAAACTCAGGAGGACACTGACGAAACCAATGAATAGAAGAAGAAATCTATTGAGTTTGGGAATATCTGGTGCATTAGATCGGTCTAGGATTATGAAACCTAAACCTCCCATTGTAAACAGGAAACTGGATGCAAGTCCTTCCATAATATATTGTCTATTCACTCTATATGCCAGGAAAGCAACTGGTCTCGAATGTCTATGTTCATCTGTCATAGATCCAACACCAGGTGGTTCCACAATGACATTATAAATTATTCCTCTGGTGATGAGGAAGTAAGACACCACCACCAGGGCATATACCTTCATTGTGGATGGCATGTTGGCCCAGGGCGGCTTCTTCAGATTCAGGTTGGGGCACTTGAGGACCACGAAGGGCACCCAGTAGAGTGTCTCCATGTCGGCGGCCACCAGCAACTGCCCAAGGCCCTCCACACTGCACTGCAGGCACCGCCACCGCCACCGCGGCCCCCGAAGCTGGAACCTCATCAGTCTTACGATTTAACCATCATGTTTATGTTGATCACTCCCAGATCTACATAGCCAGCCTTAGTTTCTTCCCCAAGTGGTTTCTGAGACATCTTAgctcaaaatgtttaaaattgaatttaGTTTTTTCACTAAACACTCCtctcttctaaacttccctatttctgttggaAGACAACTTTCTAACCTCCTAGGTTTGTAATCTAAAATTTATCTTGGACTCCCACATAACTAATCGGTTTTCAAATCTTGCTGTTTTTAATCCTTCACAATATCTCCCACCACTAACTTTCAGTCACATAGCACCAAATCATCTCTCTCTCCTAGATTGACATTGTGTCTCTGCCTTTCAGTCTGACCAATCCAGTCCATTTTACACCCTGCTGTCAAAGTATTTTTCTTAATCACAGATGACCATATGGTCTCTACTCTTCtttttgcttctagaataaaatataagccTGCATAGCCTGACCTCATTAGATGTCACTGTCTCTTCGGCAGCTCTGTGATCCACTGACCTTCTCTATGTGCATCATTCATGACATTTCTTCGTCTACCTCTGTGCCTTTGTACTGGATGTTCTCCATGCCTGTATGCACTGCTTCCTTACCTTCTACCTCGTAGAATTTCTCACTTCCTTTAAGATGTAGCTCAGATATCTTTTGCATAAAGCCATTCTTGATTCTCCTCAAATGCTAGTGTTCTCCCCTCAAACTTCTtatatttaactatattttaatGGACACCATACCATTGTTTTCTTGTATGACTCCAGCCTCCAGGGGAAGAGGAGAGGTACCATTCCATTGTAATAGTCTTCTGCCACTGAAATGAGAGAAGGCCTTTTAACCTGGGCTCTTGCCTTGGAGGATGGAGAATTATCACCACTCCATATGCTCTAAGTTCTTCCTCCTTTGCTTGAACTGCCCAAGACTTTGAATGGATTCTTCCTCATGCCACCCCAACCCCCAGATCATAATACTATTGACTTTGCaaagctattttttttacttgatgAACAAACTCTACCTAGTTATATCCCTTCATTCTAGTGATTCTGAAATCCCCTATGTAATTATCCAGACTTCATTCTCTATCTCCACAATCCTCTATTCCTTATTCCCATTCCCAtaccctttctccctctccagaTCTTAACAAAAAGTTACCCCTCTTCTGGAATACCTTTTCTATTGACAACAAACTTcttttcatcttaaatctttgCCTTTCCCACTCCTTTCAAATTCTGGCTTTCAAAACCTGGCTCCTTTCTGATAATACAGCTTCCCCGATGACCTTTTCCAACATAGGTTgtgcttttccttttctcatctctgCCCCCCTCCCATCCCTACATTGATTGAATTAGGAGAATTGAAATCAACTCTCAAGTAACTCTTAagtctcttaaatttttttgttggTGCATTAGTAAGGATATGAGAATGATCTCAACTGATGTAACTCTTTATGGTGTTttgagttttgtttattttttttacttttgtcatATTCTTTTGGgagatttataaatttttttcttttctttttgagtcAGTTGATAGTTGTTCAGGAtcataaaactagtaaatgttcaagtccaaatttgaactcagatcgtcTGGACTCCAAGATTATTAGCTATCTTGCCACATAGCTTCCCCAAGACTAATAAATCTTAAATTGTCTTTTTGTATCCTTGTTTTCTAGATTAAAATGTTTTGCCTTGtttagaaatcattttcttttaatgttattcctttttgcttttctttttctagaatgCCTTTCATTTCTATGTATTTTCGttcctaatttctctttttttggggggtgggattTACTACtgtggattttctttttattatttgtttttaaaatttgatttatttaaggcagtggggttaagtgagttgcccagtttaacagctaggcaattaagtgtctgaggtaagatttgaactcggattctcctgactccagggctggtactctatccactgtgccgtctagctgcccctattatttattttttaaagttttatttctttttctttctttttcatccatattcacatgtatatttttaagttacaaaatttacttccttccaccctcccctcccacccacttcccctcagcagcgaacagtcaggttagcagtgtgtgtgtgtgtgtgtgtgtgtgtgtgtgtgtttttgataaacatgtttacagattagtcattttctgtatgaggaattaggattaagggaaagagatacataagaagataatttttacaaagtgttcaccagattctgaagggttgttttgtttttgttttgttttgtttttcttccgtttttcttcctctggatggggataacattgtccataaccaatATAATgcggttgtcctagctctctgaactgctgagaggagctgcttccttcaaggttgatcatctcacagtgttgttgttaatatatacattgttctcttggttctgcttccttcactcagtatcagatttTGTAACTTATTCTATGCTTCTCTGGAGAcccaccatttatggtttcttatagaacaataatattccatagtattcatgtacctaacttgtttagccattccccaattgataggcatctccttagtttccacttctttgccactacaaaaagagttgctatgaatattttgtaacatggtgggacttttcctatttttaatgatttctggATATAgccttagaattggaattgctgggtcaaaaggaatgaacattttatttttgctctttgggcatagtccatattgctctccagaatgattggatccattcacaactccaccatcaccTGTGGTGGCTGCTGGTGGGGAGGTTGTGCTCTTTGGGAGAGTTAGGAAATAGGGATTAGTGTCTGCTAGTAGTTATTAGTTCTTAGTGCTTTAGGCCATGGAGACAGCTGAAATTGTTTTTATCTCTTGtgcatgatttttattttagagaGGTTTGAAAGGTCCTGAGAATTGGAGAAAGTCTCTAATCCTTTACCTTATTGATCATAATGACCCCAAAGTTCAACATATTCACAGAGGCCCTATCATTTGACATAAGCTAAGgtaattaaatgattttaagtgatgaaaaaagagatagtgTTTAAAATCCTTGCCTAGTGACTCCATTTATTAAGTCATTACTGTTAAGTTCTCCAAAGCTCTGGGCTGGGGACAAGAGAGTAAAAAATGACTGAAGGTACACTCCcaa from Macrotis lagotis isolate mMagLag1 chromosome 4, bilby.v1.9.chrom.fasta, whole genome shotgun sequence includes the following:
- the LOC141522758 gene encoding oligosaccharyltransferase complex subunit OSTC-like, with amino-acid sequence METLYWVPFVVLKCPNLNLKKPPWANMPSTMKVYALVVVSYFLITRGIIYNVIVEPPGVGSMTDEHRHSRPVAFLAYRVNRQYIMEGLASSFLFTMGGLGFIILDRSNAPDIPKLNRFLLLFIGFVSVLLSFFMAPVLMRMKLPGFS